The Deltaproteobacteria bacterium PRO3 genomic interval TCGCCGAGGCCATCGCCGTCTTCGAGGACACCGCGGCCCGCGCCGCCGCGCTCGATCCCAAGGAACGGCGGCGCGTGACCAACAACGAGTTGGCCAACGCCTATCTCGCCGCCGGCCGCGTCTCCGAGGGGATCCGGCAGCTCGAGGCCGACCTCGACTTCTTCGCCACCCACGCCAACCCCTCCTTCCGCATGAAGGTCGGCTACAACCTGGGCGAGGCCTATCTGAAGGACAAGAACGTCGCCGCCGCGGCCGACGCCTACCTGCGCGTCGCGGAGCTGGCGCGCGGCGAGCGGCATTGGGAATATCTGATCCGCGCCTACAACGGCCTGGGCAACGTGCGCTCCCAACAGCAGCGCCCGCTGGAGTCCCTCGACTACTATCAGCGCAGCCTCTCGCTCGCGGAATATTCGCGGGACTACATGAGCGCCGCGACGGTCGCCCAAAACCGAGGCGTCCTGCTCAGCGAGCTCGACCGCCTCGACGAGGCGATCCACGACCTCGAGCTCTCCAAGCGTCTGGTCGGCAAGATCCATCCCTCCTCGCACACCCGCAGCCTGATGGCGCGGGCCACCCTCGAGCTGGGCGAGGTCTATCGCAAGCAGGGGGACTTCGCCAAGGCGCGGGCCGCCTACACCGAGGCGCAGAACCGTTCGGAGGAAGACCCCAACCTCAAGCCCTTCCGCTTCTACCCCATCGCCGCACTCGCCACCCTGGCCCTGGCGGAGGAGGATTTCGCCGCTTTCCGCGAGCTATCGCCGAAACTGATCTACCTGGCCGAGACCGAGGAGGAAAAGAAGGCGTTGGCGGACCTGCTCGCGCAGGCGCCCGAGGAGCTGCGCCAAGGCCGAGGGCCCGCGCCGCGGGCGGCGGCGAGCCGCGGCGAGGCGACGGCGATGACTGCGCCTTCGCCGTCCGGCGCCGGCGGCGCCCTGGCCAATATCCTGCGCATCAATCGCGCCCTGCTGACCGAGCACGACCCGCGCTTCCTCTTCCAAAAGATCCTGCAACACGCCGCCGAGCTCTGCGACGCCGAGACCGCGCTGCTCTTGGTCGAGGAGGACGGCGGGGCCCTGGCCGTGCGCGACGCCTTCAACACCGAGGTCGACGCCGAACAGATCGAGATCAGCCAGCAGATCGCGCGCAAGGTCCTGACCGGCGGCGCCTCGGTGGTCACCGCCGACGCGCAAGTGGATTCGGGATTCAATCAATTTCAATCGGTGGTCGCGCTGCACCTGCGCTCGATCGCCTGCGTCCCGATCCGCGCCCACCAAAAGGTGATCGGCCTGCTGTACCTCACGCACCGCTACAAGACAGGCCTCTTCTCCCCGGAGACGCTGGAGCTGCTCGAGGCCTACGGCGACCAGGCGGGGCTGGCCCTGCAAAACCTGCGCTACTTAGAGCAGCTGAAGACCCTCAACGCCCGGCTGCAAAACACCGACCTGCGCTCGAAGGTGAAGAACCCCTACGCGAGGATCCTGGGCAAAAGCCGCGCCATCGTCGAAATCCTCCAGCTGCTCGACCGGGTGAGCGACACCAACCTGAGCGTCTTGATCCTCGGCGAGACCGGCAGCGGCAAGGAGCTGATCGCCCGCTCGCTGCACGAGCACTCGCGCCGCCGCAAGGGCCCCTTCGTGGCGGTGAACTGCGGCGCCATCCCGGAAAATTTGATGGAGAGCGAGCTGTTCGGCTACAAGGCGGGCGCCTTCACCGGCGCGACGCGCGACAAGCGCGGCTTGTTGGAAGAGGCGAACGGCGGGACGCTCTTCCTGGACGAGATCGCCGAGCTGCCGCTCAACACCCAGGCCAAGCTGCTGCGCGCCCTGCAGGAGCGCGAGATCGTCCGGCTGGGCGACACCAAGGTCCTGACGCTCGACATCCGCATCGTCGCCGCCACCCACCGGCATCTCGAGGGCTGGGTGAAGGAGGGGAAATTCCGCGAGGACCTCTTCTACCGCGTCGCGCAGATGGTCTTGAACCTGCCAGCACTGCGGGAGCGCAAGGAGGATCTCTTCCTGCTCGCCGAGCATTTTCTGGAGCGCGCCGGGCAAGAGCTGAACGCAGGGAAGACGCCGCGCTTGTCCAAGGAGCTGATGATGGCGATGGCCGCCTACCCTTGGCCGGGCAACGTGCGCGAGCTGGAGAATTTCCTGCGCGCCGCCGCCGCCTTCGCCGAGCGCGGCCTGATCCGCCTGCAGGACCTGCCCGAATTTCTCCGCCGCCGCCTGCAGGAGAAGGGCGCCGCCGCGGAAGCCGCCCCGAAGCCCGGCTCCGCATCGGCCGCGACGCCGCCGCCCGCCCGCGCCGCCGAGCCGGACGGCCTCTACCGCCCCGGCTGGACCTGGGAGCGCTACGAGCAGTCGCTTTACGCCTCGGCCCTGCTGCGCAACGGCATGAACTGCGAGCGCGCCGCGGCCGATCTGGGCGTCGGCGTCGCGACCGTCTACGTTAAGCTTCGCAAATACGGCTTGAAGGCGCGCGCCGCAGAGTTCGCGGACGCGGGTCTCGCCGCGCCGAAGGCCGACCTCGAATCGATCAAACGACAGGTGATCTTGGAATCCTATCGACGCAACGGCGAGAGCCCTTACGCAGTGGCGAAGGAACTCGATATCAACGTCGGCACGGTCTACCGCCAACTCAATCCCGAAAGGCCCGAAAAAACCAAGGCGCCCCGCTCTTAAATGTCCCCGGCGAGCCCGTACCTTCTCCCTCGCGGCCTCTCAAACTGAGAAAATTATCAAAATGAAAATCCTGCATTTAAAACAGTTCACTTAACTGTTTAATATTATTTATATTTTCAATTCCTTGATTGGAATTCTTTTTGCATCTCCTCTGCTTGGGTTGCCGGGGATTCGCCCCACCCTTCGATTCATCGCAACAGCAGGAGGATTTCCATGAAAGCACGGTTCTCAAAAAATTGGGCGAATTCGATCGTCCCCGCCTTGGTGTTTCTCGCCTTGGTGGCTTGTGGAGGAAAAAAAGGCGGCGGCGAGGCCACTCAAGCCGACGTGCAGGCCAACATCGAAAAGGTCTCAACCGCAGGCGGCGGCTCGGGCTCGGGCTTGGACGTCAAGGATTCCGGCACCGGCAACGAGAACGACATCTGCGACCGTCAGGGCGACGCCTACGCTCGCTTCGCCCACTACACTTATAATTCCCGGGATTACGTCTTCAAAACCTCCAACGACTTGGGCTTTCACTCCCTCTACCAGGCCAACCCCGCGCAATACACCGCGAAGGACGTGGCGCTGATGCACACCTACTTCGTCCAAGCCGACAAGCGGGTCTACGGAATCCTGAACGTGGAGATCGAGAAGAAGATGGTTGAATATCAGACCGCCGCCCAAGCGGGAGAGTGGGCGAAGGTCCAAACTCGCTACAACAATCTTCAAACCATGTTGCAGGCGCGGAAGACGCTCTTCGCCTTCTACGCCAACATCTTCGGAATGACCGGAGGCATCACCTGGTACGAGGGCAAGGACCTCGACGGCGAGATCGCCGCGGCGATGAAACCCTATCGCGACGCCGTCACGGCCTCCACCTCCTTGACCGCAGTTCAGAAGGCCGAGATCGAGTACGGCATGATCGAATCGGCCCGCTTCACGGTCTCCCGG includes:
- a CDS encoding tetratricopeptide repeat protein, which encodes MMPAPALIDGHYRVLSTLGSGATGEIFEVEGPEGRAALKLLRHEVEGLADDERIATFKFEFSLLKGLQHPNIVRIFDFGYDTALRRFYFTQELIAGRSLDRFAAEAMPAQMRELFVQALQGLAYLHAQDVLHGDLKPENLLVTGAGREAPQLKIIDFGISHPSLAGTGGTPPYMAPEKILKEPSDARSDLYSLAVVFYALLTGANPFLQKNVFATLRAHLHFFPPPATALRKEVDPVWSALLDRMLAKNPRQRLASAEDGLRFLETQGEIPLGAAPPKHLPDHFIGREEILERAKAFLEGLPRADENRVLLVTGEKGLGKSALLTELKYDAELREIEVVAPGEAARRRPAVSFLGAEAFAAHRETGALDKLLAQTSLVAALRPEQEAEAEKAFGARRPERLRLRPLNADETEAYLREVTRNPKIPAPLLQGLHQWSRGYPGPLREALHSLLKDPLIVDSSGKWRLAVFEEAGPDLSRLELTEGALAHALEGELGADPRQHWRLELRRAEALALQGKFDAALALLAKLEGDLEAVFERPGRLLERARLLEARGWIYTKQLRYQEARADFASGLSLLRECEQPSAVLELRLRNFIAFLDLQEGRLAEAIAVFEDTAARAAALDPKERRRVTNNELANAYLAAGRVSEGIRQLEADLDFFATHANPSFRMKVGYNLGEAYLKDKNVAAAADAYLRVAELARGERHWEYLIRAYNGLGNVRSQQQRPLESLDYYQRSLSLAEYSRDYMSAATVAQNRGVLLSELDRLDEAIHDLELSKRLVGKIHPSSHTRSLMARATLELGEVYRKQGDFAKARAAYTEAQNRSEEDPNLKPFRFYPIAALATLALAEEDFAAFRELSPKLIYLAETEEEKKALADLLAQAPEELRQGRGPAPRAAASRGEATAMTAPSPSGAGGALANILRINRALLTEHDPRFLFQKILQHAAELCDAETALLLVEEDGGALAVRDAFNTEVDAEQIEISQQIARKVLTGGASVVTADAQVDSGFNQFQSVVALHLRSIACVPIRAHQKVIGLLYLTHRYKTGLFSPETLELLEAYGDQAGLALQNLRYLEQLKTLNARLQNTDLRSKVKNPYARILGKSRAIVEILQLLDRVSDTNLSVLILGETGSGKELIARSLHEHSRRRKGPFVAVNCGAIPENLMESELFGYKAGAFTGATRDKRGLLEEANGGTLFLDEIAELPLNTQAKLLRALQEREIVRLGDTKVLTLDIRIVAATHRHLEGWVKEGKFREDLFYRVAQMVLNLPALRERKEDLFLLAEHFLERAGQELNAGKTPRLSKELMMAMAAYPWPGNVRELENFLRAAAAFAERGLIRLQDLPEFLRRRLQEKGAAAEAAPKPGSASAATPPPARAAEPDGLYRPGWTWERYEQSLYASALLRNGMNCERAAADLGVGVATVYVKLRKYGLKARAAEFADAGLAAPKADLESIKRQVILESYRRNGESPYAVAKELDINVGTVYRQLNPERPEKTKAPRS